One genomic segment of Hevea brasiliensis isolate MT/VB/25A 57/8 chromosome 3, ASM3005281v1, whole genome shotgun sequence includes these proteins:
- the LOC110662520 gene encoding putative lysine-specific demethylase JMJ16 isoform X3, giving the protein MGMELIRFCVKEENDDVPSVPPGFESYAAFTLKRVQDVEKQENQGVITCSASVSSSELQSVKMEMDTDPCADTKIRRSLRRRAWINYGKLDNNSSEDESDLVKLDQNLSLRPHLPKGVIRGCAQCRNCQKVTAIWHPECARRPDLEYAPVFYPTEEEFEDTMKYIASIRPKAEPYGICRIVPPPSWKPPCPLKEKSIWEGSTFATRVQRVDKLQNRASMKKMSKLYNHTRKKRRRCMRMAVHCGADIGNVSGYNDAGVCEAECFGFGPGPEFTLYTFQKYADDFTAQYFRKNDMNKGGNMAVLHDKWEPTVENIEGEYWRIVEKATEEIEVLYGADLETGFFGSGFPKLFSQVGSDANERYAKSGWNLNNFPRLSGSVLSYESGDISGVLVPWLYIGMCFSSFCWHVEDHHLYSLNYMHWGAPKIWYGVPGKDAIKLEEVMRKHLPDLFEEQPDLLHKLVTQLSPSVLKSEGVPVYRCVQNSGEFVLTFPRAYHSGFNCGFNCAEAVNVAPVDWLPHGQIAIELYREQARKTSISHDKLLLGAAREAVRAHWELNLLKKNTTDNLRWKDVCGKDGILAKALKERVEIERVRREFLCKSSQVLKMESNFDATNERECSVCLFDLHLSAAGCPCSPDKYACLNHAKQMCSCDWGTKYFLFRYDISELNILVEALEGKLSAVYRWARLDLGLALTSYVSKDNLQDCKFSYLPDRRALKEARSKASIDLLRDVDGKGTTREITLTSMKIFGETYSVEKKTPSEEGTETSSMSCSSFQATENQNHYSKSNEESVLSSINLRTAVCQLSREDMSYAGDLASSERGMKKPSTLGHDNISLRSDEEGDEPKESVVERATEISLAKHSEFSKRSSSSDDDPCNDNKDSILIAPVTDAAVISKNDVSSSPDPDGQRNNCIFDLVKVKDDQIQHSKIVLASNAADSSCHAGCTSAGCGKNVQQSSNMRETSKDQNMAIARCPQPQHCGIANPNDEDKMGANATSNPVDNSRTMAGSPSCSQNNLDRYFRQRGPRIAKVVRRINCNAEPLAFGVIHPGKLWCNSQAIFPKGFRSRVRYISVLDPTNICYYVSEILDAGRDRPLFMVSLEHCPTEVFVHLSAARCWEMVRERVNQEITKQHKLGRMNLPPLQPPGSLDGFEMFGFSSPAIVQAIEALDRNRVCLGYWDSRPYSRPQGQIPQPSQPEESGGYIQGASEEHNNEGTPGSNLLPEGVDTILQGLFKRAIPEELCSLSRILNNTKPTVDRGLITLLNEEIHSRSK; this is encoded by the exons ATGGGAATGGAACTCATAAGATTTTGCGTTAAGGAAGAGAATGATGACGTTCCATCAGTTCCTCCTGGTTTTGAGTCGTATGCTGCTTTCACTTTAAAGAGGGTCCAAGACGTTGAAAAACAAGAAAATCAAGGTGTAATTACCTGTTCAGCCTCTGTAAGCTCTTCTGAATTACAGTCAGTCAAGATGGAAATGGATACCGACCCTTGTGCTGACACAAAAATTAGAAGGTCTCTCCGGCGTAGAGCCTGGATAAACTATGGAAAATTGGACAATAATAGTTCGGAGGATGAATCTGATTTGGTAAAGCTTGATCAA AATCTCAGTTTAAGGCCTCATCTTCCCAAGGGGGTTATTCGTGGGTGTGCACAATGCAGAAATTGCCAAAAG GTCACTGCAATATGGCATCCTGAATGTGCTCGCAGGCCTGACCTTGAGTATGCTCCTGTGTTCTACCCTACTGAAGAG GAGTTTGAGGATACTATGAAATACATAGCTAGCATACGGCCAAAAGCTGAACCATATGGAATATGTCGCATTGTTCCTCCTCCTTCTTGGAAACCTCCCTGTCCTCTGAAGGAAAAATCTATTTGGGAGGGTTCTACTTTTGCTACTCGTGTCCAGAGGGTTGACAAACTGCAGAATCGAGCTTCAATGAAAAAAATGTCAAAGCTATATAACCACACCAGAAAGAAAAGGAGAAGATGCATGAGAATGGCAGTACATTGTGGGGCAGATATCGGAAATGTCTCAGGGTATAATGATGCTGGTGTTTGTGAGGCTGAGTGTTTTGGGTTTGGACCTGGTCCAGAGTTTACTCTGTACACATTTCAGAAATATGCGGATGATTTCACTGCCCAGTATTTCAGGAAGAATGATATGAATAAGGGAGGTAACATGGCAGTACTTCATGATAAATGGGAGCCAACTGTGGAGAATATTGAAGGAGAATATTGGCGGATTGTAGAGAAAGCGACTGAAGAGATAGAG GTGCTTTATGGGGCTGATCTGGAAACTGGGTTTTTTGGCAGTGGGTTTCCAAAATTGTTCAGTCAAGTTGGTTCTGATGCAAATGAACGTTATGCAAAATCTGGTTGGAACTTGAATAACTTTCCGAGGCTTTCTGGATCTGTCCTTTCCTATGAAAGTGGTGATATATCTGGTGTTTTAGTGCCGTGGTTGTATATAGGAATGTGCTTTTCCTCCTTCTGTTGG CATGTCGAAGATCATCACTTATATTCACTGAATTACATGCATTGGGGTGCTCCAAAAATATGGTATGGGGTCCCAGGGAAGGATGCCATTAAATTGGAAGAGGTTATGAGAAAGCATTTACCTGATCTTTTTGAAGAACAACCTGACTTACTGCATAAGCTG GTGACACAGCTTTCTCCTTCTGTACTAAAATCTGAAGGCGTACCAGTCTATCGGTGTGTACAAAATTCTGGAGAGTTTGTTTTAACGTTTCCTCGAGCATATCATTCAGGGTTTAATTGTGGCTTCAATTGTGCGGAGGCAGTAAATGTAGCCCCTGTTGACTGGTTGCCCCATGGACAGATTGCTATAGAGCTTTATCGTGAGCAGGCGCGAAAGACTTCCATCTCCCATGATAAACTGTTGCTTGGAGCGGCAAGGGAAGCAGTGAGAGCTCATTGGGAACTTAATTTACTGAAAAAGAATACAACAGATAACTTAAGATGGAAAGATGTATGTGGAAAGGATGGAATATTAGCAAAAGCACTCAAG GAACGTGTGGAGATAGAGCGTGTGAGGAGAGAATTTCTTTGCAAATCTTCACAGGTGCTGAAGATGGAGAGCAATTTTGATGCCACAAATGAAAGGGAATGTAGTGTCTGCCTTTTTGATTTGCACCTATCTGCAGCAGGATGTCCTTGTTCTCCAGATAAGTATGCATGCTTGAATCATGCAAAGCAGATGTGTTCATGTGATTGGGGTACCAAATATTTCCTATTTCGCTATGACATCAGTGAATTAAACATCCTTGTTGAGGCATTGGAAGGAAAATTGAGTGCAGTTTACAGATGGGCAAGATTAGATCTTGGACTGGCCCTGACATCTTATGTCTCCAAAGACAATTTGCAAGATTGTAAATTTTCTTATTTGCCAGATAGAAGAGCACTTAAGGAGGCGAGATCAAAAGCATCAATTGATCTTCTTAGAGATGTGGACGGTAAAGGAACCACCAGGGAAATCACATTGACTTCAATGAAGATCTTTGGTGAGACTTATTCGGTAGAAAAAAAGACACCTTCTGAGGAAGGCACAGAGACATCATCTATGTCCTGTAGTTCTTTTCAAGCAACTGAGAATCAAAATCACTATTCAAAGTCAAATGAAGAATCCGTCCTTTCTTCTATCAATTTAAGGACAGCAGTATGCCAGCTATCTCGAGAAGACATGTCCTATGCTGGAGACCTCGCTTCATCAGAACGTGGAATGAAAAAACCTTCAACTTTGGGCCATGATAATATTAGTCTTCGTAGTGATGAGGAAGGTGACGAACCAAAGGAATCAGTTGTAGAAAGAGCAACAGAAATTTCTCTTGCAAAGCACTCAGAATTTTCTAAGAGGTCATCTAGTTCTGATGACGACCCCTGCAATGACAATAAAGATTCAATCTTAATTGCGCCTGTGACTGATGCTGCAGTGATTAGTAAAAATGATGTTAGCTCTTCCCCTGATCCTGATGGACAAAGGAATAATTGTATATTCGATCTTGTAAAAGTGAAGGATGACCAGATTCAACATAGTAAAATAGTTCTTGCATCTAACGCAGCAGACAGCTCTTGCCATGCAGGCTGTACTAGTGCAGGATGTGGTAAGAATGTTCAACAGTCTTCAAACATGAGAGAGACCAGTAAGGATCAAAATATGGCAATTGCTAGGTGTCCACAGCCACAGCATTGTGGCATTGCAAAtcctaatgatgaggataagatgGGAGCAAATGCCACATCAAATCCAGTGGATAACTCAAGAACTATGGCAGGTAGCCCATCTTGCTCACAAAATAATTTGGACCGATATTTCCGCCAGAGGGGTCCCCGAATTGCCAAGGTAGTGCGAAGGATTAACTGTAATGCTGAGCCTCTGGCATTCGGAGTTATACATCCTGGAAAATTGTGGTGTAACAGCCAGGCGATTTTTCCCAAAG GATTTAGGAGCAGGGTTAGATATATAAGTGTTTTAGATCCAACAAATATATGTTACTATGTTTCAGAAATTCTGGATGCAGGGCGAGATAGACCTCTGTTCATG GTTTCCTTGGAGCATTGTCCAACTGAGGTATTCGTTCACCTTTCCGCAGCCAGATGCTGGGaaatggtgagagagagagtaAATCAAGAGATTACAAAGCAACATAAATTGGGAAGAATGAACTTACCTCCTTTGCAACCTCCTGGAAGTCTTGATGGCTTTGAAATGTTTGGGTTTTCTTCACCAGCAATTGTTCAG GCCATAGAGGCATTGGATCGAAATCGAGTTTGCTTAGGTTATTGGGACTCCAGGCCCTACTCACGGCCTCAGGGTCAGATTCCACAACCTTCTCAACCCGAAGAAAGTGGAGGCTATATCCAGGGAGCATCTGAGGAACATAATAATGAAGGAACTCCAGGGAGTAATCTCCTACCTGAGGGAGTTGATACGATACTCCAAGGCTTATTCAAGAGGGCAATCCCAGAAGAATTATGCTCACTGAGTCGAATTCTTAACAACACTAAGCCAACAGTTGATCGAGGCTTAATAACCCTTCTTAATGAAGAGATTCACAGTCGCTCTAAATAA